Proteins encoded within one genomic window of Eurosta solidaginis isolate ZX-2024a chromosome 1, ASM4086904v1, whole genome shotgun sequence:
- the GatB gene encoding glutamyl-tRNA(Gln) amidotransferase subunit B, mitochondrial — protein sequence MYPRVAPSINLSRGLASQVQTTKACMQNWTSVVGLEIHAQLLTDSKLFSGSSTKFGVPLNTAVSYFDASLPGTLPVLNRKCVELGIKTAAALGCRINEMSMFDRKHYFYADLPVGYQITQQRAALANNGELIFPVIVPGKKPYYKKTRLLQLQLEQDSGKSLHDDVLKRSLVDLNRAGAPLIELVFAPDLETGEEAASLVKELILILKCLRSCSCKMEEGALRVDANISIHRNGEPLGVRTEVKNIGSVRSISQAISYEIQRQFVVVTNGDVVTNETRSWDAITRSTVAMRDKEVLQDYRFMPEPNLPPLRLNLATEGVLTNDLISVQSITNALPELPEDTRKHLMNKYQLNQDIAVILVNESKLLDYFLNIMDDMQGLPGKLVANFLINDVLTFCNKANIDVDNCQLTCVHLENILAALHTGTINLQAGRQLIELLNSDPAQNAKTLIKELNMEQIIDDATIEQFCRQAMERQDQAVKQYKNGKKKALLAIVGEVSRLSNQRANMKAVAMYLEKILKS from the exons ATGTATCCAAGAGTTGCGCCAAGTATAAACCTTTCCAGAGGATTAGCAAGTCAGGTACAAACAACCAAAGCTTGTATGCA AAATTGGACAAGCGTTGTTGGTCTGGAAATTCATGCACAACTGCTAACCGATTCTAAACTCTTCTCCGGTAGTAGTACGAAATTCGGAGTGCCACTTAATACAGCAGTCTCTTATTTTGATGCGTCTTTGCCTGGCACATTGCCG GTACTAAATCGAAAATGTGTTGAGCTAGGAATAAAAACAGCTGCGGCGCTCGGCTGCCGTATCAATGAAATGTCAATGTTTGATCGTAAGCATTATTTTTATGCAGATTTGCCG GTTGGCTATCAGATTACACAACAACGTGCTGCATTGGCAAATAATGGTGAACTTATCTTTCCAGTAATTGTACCAGGAAAAAAACCTTACTATAAAAAAACACGCCTATTACAATTACAATTGGAACAAGACAGTGGTAAATCGTTACATGATGATGTATTGAAGAG AAGTCTTGTCGATCTCAATCGAGCCGGCGCTCCGCTCATCGAATTGGTATTTGCACCCGATCTAGAAACTGGTGAAGAAGCTGCATCGTTGGTAAaagaattaattttaattttaaaatgcttACGTTCATGTTCCTGCAAAATGGAAG AGGGTGCCCTTCGTGTTGATGCCAACATCTCGATTCATAGGAACGGTGAACCGTTAGGAGTGCGTACAGAAGTAAAAAATATTGGTTCAGTACGTAGTATTTCTCAGGCAATTTCATACGAAATACAAAGACAGTTTGTAGTTGTAACTAATGGTGATGTTGTTACGAATGAAACACGCTCGTGGGATGCAATAACGCGCTCCACAGTCGCCATGCGTGATAAAGAAGTTTTACAGGATTATCGTTTTATGCCTGAACCAAATTTACCACCTCTGCGTTTAAATTTGGCAACAGAGGGTGTATTAACCAATGATTTGATATCAGTGCAATCAATTACTAATGCATTACCTGAACTTCCAGAAGATACGCGCAAACATTTGATGAATAAATATCAATTGAATCAAGATATTGCTGTGATATTAGTG AATGAGTCCAAGCTTTtggattattttttaaatataatggaTGATATGCAAGGATTACCTGGTAAACTTGTGGCAAACTTTCTAATAAACGATGTTTTAACTTTTTGCAACAAAGCTAATATAGATGTGGATAACTG TCAACTTACATGTGTTCACCTTGAGAATATCCTTGCGGCGCTACATACTGGTACCATAAATTTGCAAGCTGGTCGTCAACTCATTGAACTCTTAAATAGCGATCCCGCACAAAACGCAAAAACG cTTATAAAAGAATTGAATATGGAACAAATAATTGACGATGCAACGATCGAGCAATTTTGTCGGCAAGCAATGG